A stretch of the Lolium perenne isolate Kyuss_39 chromosome 3, Kyuss_2.0, whole genome shotgun sequence genome encodes the following:
- the LOC127343564 gene encoding WD-40 repeat-containing protein MSI4 isoform X1, with translation MKEKGGSRAAVDERYAQWKSLIPVLYDWFANHNLVWPSLSCRWGPQFEQATYKNRQRLYLSEQTDGSVPNTLVIANCEVVKPRVAAAEHISQFNEEARSPFVKKYKTIIHPGEVNRIRELPQDSRIIATHTDSPDVLIWDVEAQPNRHAVLGATDSRPDLILRGHEENAEFALAMCPAEPYVLSGGKDKSVVWWSIQDHISGLGDSSKSETSPGASGSKHSKTANEKDSPKVDPRGVFHGHDSTVEDVQFCPSSAQEFCSVGDDACLILWDARTGTSPAVKVEKAHGGDVHCVDWNLHDVNYILTGSADNSVRMWDRRNLGPGGGAGSPIHKFEGHKAAVLCVQWSPDKASVFGSSAEDGFLNVWDHDKVGKKKNPNSPGGLFFQHAGHRDKIVDFHWNSSDPWTIVSVSDDGESTGGGGTLQIWRMSDLIYRPEEEVLSELENFKSHLASCTPRA, from the exons ATGAAGGAGAAGGGCGGGTCCAGGGCGGCGGTGGACGAGCGGTACGCGCAGTGGAAGTCGCTCATCCCCGTCCTCTACGACTGGTTCGCCAACCACAACCTCGTCTGGCCCTCCCTCTCCTGCCG GTGGGGTCCTCAGTTCGAGCAGGCTACCTACAAGAACCGTCAGCGCCTTTACCTGTCAGAGCAG ACCGACGGAAGTGTCCCTAACACCCTGGTCATTGCAAACTGTGAAGTTGTCAAGCCACGGGTTGCAGCTGCAGAACACATCTCACAG TTCAATGAGGAAGCACGATCACCTTTTGTAAAGAAGTACAAGACTATCATTCATCCTGGAGAG GTTAACCGCATCAGGGAGCTTCCACAGGACAGCAGGATCATCGCCACTCATACGGACAGTCCAGAT GTGCTTATTTGGGATGTTGAGGCTCAGCCAAATAGACATGCCGTCTTAGGAGCAACTGATTCTCGCCCTGATTTG ATATTAAGAGGACACGAGGAAAATGCTGAGTTTGCCCTTGCCATGTGTCCAGCGGAACCATATGTGCTCTCAGGAG GAAAGGACAAGTCAGTGGTCTGGTGGAGCATCCAAGATCACATATCTGGACTTGGAGATTCTTCAAAAAGTGAGACTTCCCCAGGGGCATCAGGCAGCAAGCATAGTAAAACTGCAAACGAAAAGGATAGTCCTAAAGTTGATCCTCGAGGTGTATTCCACGGGCATGATAGCACTGTTGAAGATGTTCAGTTCTGCCCTTCAAG TGCACAGGAGTTCTGtagtgtcggtgatgatgcttgtCTTATTCTTTGGGATGCTCGGACTGGTACCAGCCCAGCTGTTAAG GTTGAGAAAGCTCATGGTGGAGATGTTCATTGTGTCGATTGGAATCTCCATGATGTTAATTATATCTTAACTGG TTCTGCTGATAACTCAGTCCGTATGTGGGACCGCCGAAATTTGGGTCCTGGAGGAGGAGCTGGTTCTCCAATTCACAAATTCGAGGGCCATAAAGCTGCTGTGCTTTGTGTTCAG TGGTCTCCTGACAAAGCATCTGTGTTTGGAAGCTCTGCAGAAGATGGTTTCTTAAATGTGTGGGATCACGACAAG GTTGGGAAGAAGAAAAATCCCAATTCACCTGGCGGACTTTTCTTCCAACATGCAGGTCATAG GGACAAGATTGTAGACTTCCACTGGAACTCATCAGATCCTTGGACCATTGTGAGTGTTTCTGATGATGGCGAGAGCACTGGTGGAGGTGGAACTTTGCAG ATATGGCGTATGAGTGATCTGATCTACCGCCCGGAGGAAGAGGTTCTTTCAGAGCTGGAGAACTTCAAGTCTCACTTGGCCAGCTGCACTCCAAGGGCTTGA
- the LOC127338561 gene encoding uncharacterized protein: protein MDAPDVIPAWSLVRGYFSPATLFLLLNVVIGTIALTSRRRHNHHHDDDHHHRQHQKDYVDQYEAAPPAPAPLARTSSVMERLRSLGLYRFRSGDFPPEYNYSLSAGDDDESGKQHQQQAQYARSRSEPAAAKPPTNRTGNGAEKAAKAKVAKKPLSEVKRLERAPAPAPARLVQRAPRAPVARAVVTAAPEAAVPAACVDERADDFINKFRQQLQLQRINSLLNYKEMLNRGT from the coding sequence ATGGACGCGCCGGACGTGATCCCGGCGTGGTCGCTGGTCCGCGGCTACTTCTCACCGGCCACGCTCTTCCTCCTGCTCAACGTGGTCATCGGCACCATCGCGCTcacctcccgccgccgccacaaccaccaccacgacgacgaccaccaccaccggcaGCATCAAAAGGACTACGTCGATCAGTACGAAGCTGCCCCGCCAGCTCCCGCCCCGCTCGCGCGCACGTCGTCCGTCATGGAGCGCCTGCGCTCCCTCGGCCTCTACCGCTTCCGCTCCGGCGACTTCCCTCCCGAGTACAACTACAGCCTctccgccggcgacgacgacgagagcGGCAAGCAGCACCAGCAGCAGGCTCAGTACGCCCGGAGCCGGTCTGAGCCGGCTGCCGCGAAGCCGCCGACGAACAGGACGGGCAACGGGGCGGAGAAGGCGGCCAAGGCGAAGGTGGCGAAGAAGCCGCTCTCGGAGGTGAAGAGGCTGGAGCGCGCCCCGGCGCCGGCGCCTGCGCGGCTGGTGCAGCGCGCGCCGAGGGCTCCCGTGGCTCGCGCGGTGGTGACGGCGGCTCCCGAGGCCGCCGTGCCGGCTGCGTGCGTGGACGAGAGGGCGGACGACTTCATCAACAAGTTCCGGCAGCAGCTCCAGCTCCAGAGGATCAACTCGCTGCTCAACTACAAGGAGATGCTCAACCGCGGCACGTAG
- the LOC127343565 gene encoding polyamine oxidase 1: MVATKPRIVIVGAGLAGLSAALHLCGAGQDKFDVVVAEAGSRAGGRILTSEFAGHRVEMGATWVHGVVGSPVHALARDAGALRYDAADLPYERMDGGFPDRVLTVAEGGNVVDADTVATPIEELYRGMMDAARAGVAGGAGGGVEEYLRRGLRAYQAARPGGNKELEEVEEALLAMHINGERTDTSADDLGDLDLAAEGEYRDFPGDHVTIPGGYTRVVEHLVAALPPGTLRLGIRLRGIDWSETPVRLHFADGATTLAADHVILTVSLGVLKASVGKDVSSPGAIAFDPPLPQFKREAVSRLGFGVMNKLFIEVEAVEPEGGHQEPTRAAAPPAFPFLHMAFLGHATKVPWWMRRTESICPVNAGSSVALAWFAGREAAHLESLPDDDVISAVHATLDSFLPAPPRSSSDGRVADARATSRWRVKRIKRSGWATDPLFLGSYSYVAVGSSGDDLDRMAEPLPPGAEADRTPPRVLFAGEATHRTHYSTTHAAYLSGVREANRLLEHYR; encoded by the coding sequence ATGGTGGCGACGAAGCCTCGGATTGTCATAGTGGGCGCCGGCCTAGCCGGTCTCTCGGCGGCGCTGCATCTGTGCGGCGCGGGGCAGGACAAATTCGATGTCGTGGTAGCGGAGGCCGGCAGCCGCGCCGGCGGCCGTATACTCACGTCCGAGTTCGCCGGCCACCGGGTCGAGATGGGCGCTACGTGGGTGCACGGCGTCGTCGGGAGCCCCGTGCACGCCCTGGCACGCGACGCGGGCGCGCTTCGGTATGACGCCGCCGACCTCCCGTACGAGCGCATGGACGGCGGGTTCCCCGACCGCGTGCTGACCGTCGCCGAGGGCGGCAACGTCGTCGACGCGGACACGGTCGCCACGCCGATCGAGGAGCTGTACAGGGGCATGATGGACGCCGCTCGCGCCGGCGTGGCTGGCGGCGCAGGAGGCGGCGTGGAGGAGTACCTGCGGCGGGGGCTGCGGGCGTACCAGGCGGCGCGCCCCGGCGGGAACAAGGAGctggaggaggtcgaggaggcgCTCCTCGCCATGCACATCAACGGGGAGCGGACGGACACCTCCGCCGACGACCTCGGCGACCTCGACCTCGCGGCGGAGGGCGAGTACCGCGACTTCCCCGGCGACCACGTCACGATCCCAGGCGGGTACACCCGCGTGGTCGAGCACCTCGTCGCCGCGCTCCCGCCCGGCACTCTCCGCCTCGGCATCCGGCTCCGTGGCATCGACTGGAGCGAGACCCCGGTGCGCCTCCACTTCGCCGACGGAGCGACGACGCTCGCCGCCGATCACGTCATCCTCACGGTCTCGCTGGGCGTCCTCAAGGCCAGCGTCGGCAAGGACGTGTCCAGCCCGGGCGCCATCGCCTTCGACCCGCCGCTGCCACAGTTCAAGCGGGAGGCCGTCTCGCGTCTCGGCTTCGGTGTCATGAACAAGCTGTTCATCGAGGTGGAGGCCGTGGAACCGGAAGGAGGCCACCAGGAGCCAACcagggcggcggcgccgccggcttTCCCGTTCCTGCACATGGCCTTCCTCGGGCACGCGACAAAGGTCCCGTGGTGGATGCGGCGCACCGAGTCGATCTGCCCCGTCAACGCGGGCTCCAGCGTGGCGCTCGCGTGGTTCGCCGGGCGGGAGGCGGCGCACCTCGAGTCCCTCCCCGACGACGACGTCATCAGCGCGGTCCACGCTACGCTGGACTCGTTCCTCCCGGCGCCACCGCGGAGCAGCAGCGATGGCAGAGTGGCAGACGCGAGGGCAACGTCACGGTGGAGGGTGAAGAGGATCAAGAGGAGCGGGTGGGCCACGGACCCGCTGTTCCTCGGGTCCTACAGCTACGTGGCCGTCGGATCGAGCGGGGACGACCTCGATAGGATGGCCGAGCCGCTGCCACCAGGAGCGGAGGCCGATCGGACGCCGCCGCGGGTGCTGTTCGCCGGCGAGGCGACGCACCGGACGCACTACTCCACCACGCACGCGGCCTACCTCAGTGGCGTACGGGAGGCAAACCGGCTGCTGGAACACTACCGCTAA